The following are from one region of the Candidatus Margulisiibacteriota bacterium genome:
- the aroH gene encoding chorismate mutase codes for MAVRGLRGAITIDKNEKDAIIFATEMLLEKMISVNKIKVEDIASIIFTVTQDITKEFPALAARELGWLYTPLICCVEMEREGSLKKCIRVLVHLNTDKKQNEIKHVYLGGAKALRPDLANPKKNEYYTSE; via the coding sequence ATGGCGGTAAGAGGCCTCAGAGGCGCGATAACGATAGACAAGAACGAAAAAGATGCGATCATCTTTGCAACGGAGATGCTGCTGGAAAAGATGATCTCTGTCAACAAGATCAAGGTAGAGGACATTGCCAGCATCATTTTTACAGTGACCCAGGACATAACAAAGGAATTCCCAGCCCTTGCGGCACGGGAACTGGGCTGGCTTTATACGCCGCTCATCTGCTGCGTGGAGATGGAAAGGGAGGGCAGCCTGAAAAAATGCATCCGTGTCCTGGTCCATTTGAACACGGACAAAAAGCAGAACGAAATAAAGCATGTTTATCTTGGGGGCGCAAAAGCGCTGAGGCCTGACCTTGCGAAC